From one Cynocephalus volans isolate mCynVol1 chromosome X, mCynVol1.pri, whole genome shotgun sequence genomic stretch:
- the LOC134367902 gene encoding melanoma-associated antigen B4-like, with the protein MPRGRKSKLRAREKHHQAQSETQDLQGAQAAAAEEESPSTSSLVLGVTPPGSPAAGIPQKPQGAPHTPTAAVGVSRKRSGKGAKGKGEGRKNSSQASTSTESSHHDLLTRKAGMLVQFLMYKYKMKEPIMKVEMLKVVSKRYREQFPEILKRACERIELVFGLDLKEVNPRNHSYTLVSKLDLSDGGSLSDCWRLPRNGLLMPLLGVIFLNGMCASEEEIWEFLNTLGVYDGKSHFIFGDARKLITQDLVKERYLEYQQVPNSDPPCYQFLWGPKAHAETSKMKVLEFWAKVSYSAPISFTNLYEEALRDEEGRVQARAAAGSGTSAKASLGPRVESSSCSHP; encoded by the coding sequence ATGCCTCGGGGCCGAAAGAGTAAGCTCCGAGCCCGTGAGAAACACCACCAGGCCCAAAGTGAGACCCAGGATCTTCAGGGTGCTCAGGCCGCTGCAGCAGAGGAAGAGTCCCCTTCCACTTCCTCTCTTGTTTTGGGGGTTACTCCCCCTGGCTCCCCTGCTGCTGGCATTCCCCAGAAGCCTCAGGgagccccccacacccccactgctGCTGTGGGTGTTTCACGCAAGAGATCTGGTAAAGGTGCCAAGGGTAAAGGTGAGGGAAGAAAAAATTCCTCCCAGGCCTCAACCTCCACTGAGAGCTCACACCATGATCTTCTAACCAGGAAGGCAGGAATGTTAGTGCAGTTCCTAATGTacaagtataaaatgaaagagcCCATTATGAAGGTAGAGATGCTGAAGGTTGTCAGCAAAAGGTACAGGGAGCAATTCCCTGAGATCCTCAAAAGGGCCTGTGAGCGCATAGAGCTGGTCTTTGGCCTTGACTTGAAGGAAGTCaaccccagaaatcactcctaTACTCTTGTCAGCAAGCTAGATCTCTCCGATGGTGGAAGCCTGAGCGATTGCTGGAGACTTCCTAGGAACGGGCTTCTAATGCCTCTCCTGGGTGTGATCTTCTTAAACGGCATGTGCGCCTCCGAGGAAGAAATCTGGGAATTCCTGAATACGTTGGGAGTCTATGATGGGAAGAGTCATTTCATCTTTGGGGATGCCAGGAAGCTCATCACCCAAGATCTGGTGAAGGAAAGGTACCTGGAGTACCAGCAGGTGCCCAACAGTGATCCTCCATGCTATCAGTTCCTGTGGGGTCCAAAAGCCCATGCTGAAACCAGCAAGATGAAAGTCCTGGAGTTTTGGGCCAAGGTCAGTTATAGTGCTCCTATTTCCTTCACAAACCTTTATGAAGAGGCTTTGAGAGATGAGGAAGGAAGAGTTCAAGCAAGAGCTGCAGCTGGAAGTGGCACTTCTGCCAAAGCCAGTCTGGGTCCCAGGGTTGAGTCCAGCAGCTGCTCTCACCCCTAG
- the LOC134367903 gene encoding melanoma-associated antigen B3-like has product MPRGQKSKLRAREKRRQAQGETRLQGAQATATKEKISSSSSSHLGDITENESPARSRSTLKKPRRAPSTNVSVDVSHTRSCEEADSKIEKKPSPTQAPPSTTQSRRSPLTKTINTLVNFLIHMYKMKKQVTKTGILKFINKRHKKHFPEILRQASFSLEVVFGIDLKKVDSPKHSYALVSKMDLPYRGMLSRGKGFPKTGLLMNLLGVIFMNGNCASEEMIWNFLNKMKIYDGKRHFLFGEPRKLITQDLVKLKYLEYRQVPNSDPARYEFLWGPRAHAETSKMKVLEFLAMVNKTVPSAFHFWYEEALRDEEERAQATVTLNEGTNATTERSRAMSSSSSHN; this is encoded by the coding sequence ATGCCTCGGGGTCAGAAGAGTAAGCTCCGTGCCCGTGAGAAACGCCGCCAGGCTCAAGGTGAGACGCGTCTCCAGGGTGCTCAGGCTACTGCAACCAAGGAGAAAATATCCTCCTCATCCTCTTCTCATTTGGGGGATATTACTGAGAATGAGTCACCTGCTAGGTCACGTAGCACTCTCAAGAAGCCTCGGCGAGCCCCATCCACCAATGTGTCCGTAGATGTTTCTCACACAAGATCATGTGAAGAAGCCGACAGTAAAATTGAGAAAAAGCCAAGTCCCACCCAGGCCCCACCCTCCACTACGCAGTCTCGTAGAAGCCCTCTAACCAAGACGATAAATACTTTGGTGAATTTCCTAATACACAtgtacaaaatgaaaaagcaagttaCGAAAACAGGTATACTGAAGTTCATCAATAAAAGGCACAAGAAACATTTCCCTGAAATCCTCAGACAAGCTTCTTTCAGCCTAGAGGTGGTATTTGGTATTGACTTAAAGAAAGTCGATTCTCCCAAGCACTCCTATGCCCTTGTCAGCAAAATGGACCTCCCCTACCGTGGGATGTTGAGTCGTGGCAAGGGTTTTCCCAAGACTGGCCTCCTGATGAATCTCCTGGGCGTGATCTTCATGAACGGCAACTGTGCCAGTGAGGAAATGATCTGGAATTTCCTGAATAAGATGAAAATATATGATGGGAAGAGACACTTCCTATTTGGGGAGCCTAGGAAGCTCATTACCCAAGATTTGGTGAAGCTTAAATACCTGGAGTACCGGCAGGTGCCCAACAGTGATCCTGCACGCTATGAATTCCTGTGGGGTCCAAGAGCCCATGCTGAAACAAGCAAGATGAAAGTCCTAGAGTTTTTGGCCATGGTCAATAAGACTGTCCCTAGTGCTTTCCACTTCTGGTATGAAGAGGCtttgagagatgaggaagagagaGCCCAAGCCACAGTTACACTCAATGAAGGCACTAATGCCACGACTGAACGTTCCAGGGCCATGTCCAGCAGCTCCTCCCACAACTAG
- the LOC134367904 gene encoding melanoma-associated antigen B4-like: MPRGRKSKLRAREKHHQAQSETQDLQGAQAAAAEEESPSTSSLVLGVTPPGSPAAGIPQKPQGAPHTPTAAVGVSRKRSGKGAKGKGEGRKNSSQASTSTESSHHDLLTRKAGMLVQFLMYKYKMKEPIMKVEMLKVVSKRYREQFPEILKRACERIELVFGLDLKEVNPRNHSYTLVSKLDLSDGGSLSDCWRLPRNGLLMPLLGVIFLNGMCASEEEIWEFLNTLGVYDGKSHFIFGDARKLITQDLVKERYLEYQQVPNSDPPCYQFLWGPKAHAETSKMKVLELWAKVSYSAPISFTNLYEEALRDEEGRVQARAAAGSGTSAKASLGPRVESSSCSHP; this comes from the coding sequence ATGCCTCGGGGCCGAAAGAGTAAGCTCCGAGCCCGTGAGAAACACCACCAGGCCCAAAGTGAGACCCAGGATCTTCAGGGTGCTCAGGCCGCTGCAGCAGAGGAAGAGTCCCCTTCCACTTCCTCTCTTGTTTTGGGGGTTACTCCCCCTGGCTCCCCTGCTGCTGGCATTCCCCAGAAGCCTCAGGgagccccccacacccccactgctGCTGTGGGTGTTTCACGCAAGAGATCTGGTAAAGGTGCCAAGGGTAAAGGTGAGGGAAGAAAAAATTCCTCCCAGGCCTCAACCTCCACTGAGAGCTCACACCATGATCTTCTAACCAGGAAGGCAGGAATGTTAGTGCAGTTCCTAATGTacaagtataaaatgaaagagcCCATTATGAAGGTAGAGATGCTGAAGGTTGTCAGCAAAAGGTACAGGGAGCAATTCCCTGAGATCCTCAAAAGGGCCTGTGAGCGCATAGAGCTGGTCTTTGGCCTTGACTTGAAGGAAGTCaaccccagaaatcactcctaTACTCTTGTCAGCAAGCTAGATCTCTCCGATGGTGGAAGCCTGAGCGATTGCTGGAGACTTCCTAGGAACGGGCTTCTAATGCCTCTCCTGGGTGTGATCTTCTTAAACGGCATGTGCGCCTCCGAGGAAGAAATCTGGGAATTCCTGAATACGTTGGGAGTCTATGATGGGAAGAGTCATTTCATCTTTGGGGATGCCAGGAAGCTCATCACCCAAGATCTGGTGAAGGAAAGGTACCTGGAGTACCAGCAGGTGCCCAACAGTGATCCTCCATGCTATCAGTTCCTGTGGGGTCCAAAAGCCCATGCTGAAACCAGCAAGATGAAAGTCCTGGAGCTTTGGGCCAAGGTCAGTTATAGTGCTCCTATTTCCTTCACAAACCTTTATGAAGAGGCTTTGAGAGATGAGGAAGGAAGAGTTCAAGCAAGAGCTGCAGCTGGAAGTGGCACTTCTGCCAAAGCCAGTCTGGGTCCCAGGGTTGAGTCCAGCAGCTGCTCTCACCCCTAG